A region of Thermococcus piezophilus DNA encodes the following proteins:
- the udg gene encoding type-4 uracil-DNA glycosylase, producing MGKEELMKKLAEKIRSCRKCPLGELRTNTVPGAGSYEAKVMFVGEAPGYWEDQKGLPFVGRAGKVLDELLAEIGLKREDVYITNIIKCRPPDNRDPTEDEIKACSPYLDRQIDIIKPKVIVPLGRHSMRYILEKFGFDTEPISKIHGKTFEAHTLFGKIVIMPMYHPAVALYRPTLREELMKDFHKLKTLIGESL from the coding sequence ATGGGGAAAGAAGAGCTCATGAAAAAGCTAGCGGAGAAAATTAGAAGCTGCCGAAAGTGTCCCCTCGGCGAGCTCAGGACGAACACAGTTCCAGGTGCTGGGAGCTACGAGGCCAAGGTGATGTTCGTCGGGGAAGCTCCGGGCTACTGGGAGGACCAGAAAGGGCTTCCTTTCGTTGGGAGGGCAGGAAAGGTTCTTGACGAGCTTTTGGCGGAGATTGGCCTTAAACGAGAGGACGTCTATATCACCAACATAATCAAATGCCGTCCTCCAGACAATAGAGACCCAACGGAGGATGAAATCAAGGCTTGTTCGCCGTATCTTGACAGGCAGATAGACATCATAAAGCCAAAGGTCATCGTTCCACTTGGGAGACACTCGATGCGTTACATACTCGAGAAGTTCGGCTTCGATACTGAGCCGATAAGCAAGATACACGGAAAAACCTTCGAAGCGCACACACTTTTCGGGAAGATTGTCATAATGCCGATGTACCACCCTGCCGTCGCCCTTTACCGTCCAACTTTGAGGGAGGAGCTCATGAAGGACTTTCATAAGTTGAAAACGCTGATTGGAGAATCTTTGTGA
- a CDS encoding Na+/H+ antiporter NhaC family protein codes for MSDFGVLALLPPLVAIILAIWTKRVILALLAGVWIGGVMVAGGNPVVGTTQTLEWIVSSVTSDWNARILIFDFLIGAGVGLIYKSGAVHALAASLARRVKSSREASVLGWILGVLVFFDDYTNTIVVGNTMRPITDRMRISREMLAYIDDSTAAPVAGLALVSTWIGYELLMIGKGFDSANIVYGTYDAWLSSVPYRFYSILAILLVFIVAYTHRHYGPMLKAEYRARTKGKVLRDGAKPLMTTEVDLGMPKEGGNLWDFVIPILVLVGVSMLALWYTGAANLEAYSQDLGWWTDLENPFGVNFLNYSFIESFREADAATALLWGSFAMVVVASIMLLGRRKMTVEEWEDTVIKGMKQMLFANTILVLAWSLGTAAESVGTGDYVISLATSSGTNLGPWMPLIMFLSAMFVAFTTGTSWGTFAIMVPLGVQLSLAFTKGQVNEIVFATIGATFTGSIFGDHCSPISDTTIMSSMFSGSDHIDHVTTQIPYAFTVATIGSVLYLLFALGVTSWVILLPLGIALLVGAWYVLSEWYGKKYGIPHGKVPIYVAEE; via the coding sequence GTGTCGGACTTCGGTGTGTTGGCGCTACTGCCCCCATTGGTTGCCATTATTTTAGCTATCTGGACAAAGAGGGTCATCCTGGCGCTGTTAGCGGGCGTCTGGATTGGTGGAGTGATGGTCGCCGGCGGCAATCCAGTGGTCGGAACCACCCAGACGCTGGAGTGGATTGTTAGTAGCGTTACAAGCGACTGGAACGCCAGGATACTCATATTTGACTTCCTGATCGGCGCGGGTGTCGGACTTATCTACAAGTCCGGCGCAGTCCACGCGCTGGCGGCTTCCCTGGCAAGGAGGGTCAAAAGCAGCAGGGAAGCCTCAGTCCTCGGATGGATCCTTGGTGTACTGGTGTTCTTCGATGACTACACCAACACCATAGTCGTCGGAAACACCATGAGGCCCATAACTGACAGGATGAGGATTTCCAGGGAGATGCTCGCTTACATAGACGACTCTACCGCGGCACCGGTAGCTGGACTGGCACTCGTCTCAACTTGGATAGGATACGAGCTGCTCATGATAGGAAAGGGATTCGACAGCGCCAACATCGTCTACGGAACCTACGACGCTTGGCTCTCAAGTGTTCCCTATAGGTTCTATTCGATACTGGCAATACTACTCGTTTTCATCGTTGCATATACCCACAGGCACTACGGCCCCATGCTGAAGGCTGAATACCGCGCCAGGACCAAGGGCAAAGTCCTCCGCGACGGTGCGAAGCCGCTCATGACGACCGAGGTTGACTTGGGAATGCCCAAGGAGGGCGGAAACCTCTGGGACTTTGTGATTCCCATACTCGTCCTTGTTGGAGTCTCGATGCTGGCACTCTGGTACACCGGGGCGGCCAACCTGGAAGCCTACAGTCAGGATCTCGGCTGGTGGACCGATCTGGAGAACCCGTTCGGTGTCAACTTCCTCAACTACAGCTTCATCGAGTCCTTCCGTGAGGCCGACGCTGCAACAGCACTCCTCTGGGGCTCCTTCGCCATGGTCGTCGTTGCCAGCATAATGCTTCTTGGCAGGAGGAAGATGACCGTTGAGGAGTGGGAAGACACCGTTATAAAGGGAATGAAGCAGATGCTCTTCGCCAACACCATCCTTGTCCTTGCATGGAGCCTTGGAACCGCCGCTGAAAGCGTTGGAACCGGTGACTACGTCATCAGTCTTGCGACCAGCTCTGGAACAAACCTCGGACCATGGATGCCGCTGATAATGTTCCTCTCTGCGATGTTCGTTGCGTTTACCACGGGAACTAGCTGGGGAACTTTTGCTATAATGGTTCCGCTTGGAGTCCAGCTCAGCTTGGCTTTTACCAAAGGTCAAGTTAATGAGATAGTCTTCGCCACCATCGGAGCCACGTTTACCGGAAGCATCTTCGGCGACCACTGCTCACCCATCAGTGATACCACCATCATGAGCTCCATGTTCAGTGGTTCTGACCACATAGACCACGTCACAACCCAAATACCCTATGCCTTCACGGTTGCGACAATTGGCAGCGTGCTGTACCTCCTGTTCGCCCTGGGAGTCACGAGCTGGGTGATACTCCTGCCGCTGGGTATAGCTCTCCTCGTCGGTGCGTGGTACGTCCTCAGCGAGTGGTACGGCAAGAAGTACGGCATACCGCACGGTAAGGTGCCCATCTACGTGGCTGAAGAGTGA
- a CDS encoding pantoate kinase — protein MLIRAFVPAHITAFFVPRFHDDPLKAGSLGAGVNLSNGTNVFLSVETGTLERHIHVAFNGEPVKKDEAVISHSVAEELVPMDFTGRVEIWQYFDFPNGYGFGNSAGGALGTALALSYRFGGTYLRAAQIAHKHEVLNKGGLGDIVGQLAGGIEIRVKAGGPGIGVVDNLFFEDCRVLVVPLGRLSTKEVLDGDVIRAIEVEGSKALERLLADPRPERMMVLAREFAERTGLLSGELLELAKQIDNVLSSPSSMIMLGKGLFALVRPKEIEIVREVVTDLEVPFDIVEVFRGRPEVGRWVG, from the coding sequence ATGCTGATTAGAGCTTTCGTTCCCGCCCACATCACAGCCTTTTTCGTCCCGCGCTTTCACGATGATCCGCTTAAAGCAGGCTCGCTGGGGGCCGGTGTGAACCTCTCCAATGGCACGAACGTCTTTCTCAGTGTTGAAACCGGAACGCTGGAGAGGCACATTCACGTGGCCTTCAACGGCGAGCCTGTGAAGAAGGACGAGGCCGTGATAAGCCACTCCGTCGCTGAAGAGCTCGTTCCAATGGATTTCACAGGTAGGGTTGAGATATGGCAGTACTTCGACTTTCCCAACGGCTACGGCTTTGGCAACAGTGCCGGTGGAGCCCTGGGGACGGCTCTTGCCCTATCATACCGCTTTGGGGGAACCTACCTAAGGGCCGCCCAAATCGCTCACAAACACGAGGTTCTCAACAAAGGTGGCCTCGGTGACATTGTGGGACAGCTCGCCGGGGGTATAGAGATCAGAGTAAAGGCCGGCGGCCCGGGAATCGGTGTGGTGGACAATCTGTTCTTCGAGGACTGCAGGGTGCTCGTTGTTCCCCTTGGAAGACTCTCGACAAAGGAAGTGCTCGACGGCGACGTAATTAGGGCCATAGAGGTCGAAGGCTCAAAAGCCTTGGAAAGACTCCTCGCCGATCCGAGACCGGAACGCATGATGGTTCTCGCTAGGGAGTTCGCCGAAAGAACCGGCCTCCTGAGCGGGGAACTCCTCGAGCTGGCGAAGCAGATAGATAATGTTCTATCCAGCCCAAGCTCAATGATAATGCTCGGCAAAGGTCTCTTCGCCCTTGTGAGGCCGAAGGAAATTGAAATAGTCAGGGAAGTTGTCACCGACCTTGAGGTTCCCTTTGACATCGTGGAGGTCTTCAGGGGAAGGCCAGAAGTTGGGCGGTGGGTGGGGTAG
- a CDS encoding ATP-dependent DNA ligase has translation MKYRELSDLYRRLENTTLKTLKTKFVADFLKRVLDEELLEIVPYLILGKVFPDWDERELGVGEKLLIKAVSKATGIPEKEIENSIKDTGDLGESVALALKKKRQKSFFSQPLTIKRVYKTFVKISEASGEGSQDRKLKYLANLFMDAEAEEGKYLARTVLGTMRTGVAEGILRDAIAEAFKVKAELVERAYMLTSDFGYVAKVSKLEGNEGLSKVQIQIGKPIRPMLAQLAANVKEALIEMGGEAAFEIKYDGARVQIHKDGDTVVVYSRRLENVTRSIPEMVEAIKSHIKAEKAIVEGELVAVGDGGRPRPFQYVLRRFRRKYNIEEMIEKIPLELNLFDALYVDGEGLIDVQFRERRARLEEIVEESGKVKLAQQLVTKNPEDAEEFYKRALELGHEGLMAKRLDSVYEPGNRGKKWLKIKPTMENLDLVIVGAEWGEGRRAHVLGSFLVAAYDPEQGRFVPVGKVGSGFTDEDLVEFTKMLKPLIVKEEGKYVEIEPKVVVEVTYQEIQKSPKYESGFALRFPRYLALREDKGPEEADTLERIAQLYEFQERFRAKR, from the coding sequence ATGAAATACAGGGAACTTTCTGACCTTTACCGCAGGCTCGAGAATACCACACTCAAGACGCTGAAGACCAAGTTTGTGGCCGATTTCCTGAAGAGGGTTCTTGATGAGGAGCTCCTTGAGATAGTCCCATACCTTATCCTCGGTAAGGTCTTTCCGGATTGGGACGAGCGGGAACTTGGTGTCGGTGAGAAGCTTCTCATAAAGGCCGTTTCTAAGGCTACTGGCATCCCGGAGAAGGAAATAGAAAACTCCATCAAAGACACGGGTGATCTGGGCGAGAGCGTGGCTCTGGCATTGAAGAAAAAGAGGCAGAAGAGCTTCTTCTCCCAGCCGCTCACTATAAAGCGCGTCTACAAGACCTTTGTCAAGATATCCGAGGCGAGTGGCGAAGGGAGCCAGGACAGGAAGCTAAAATACCTCGCCAACCTCTTCATGGACGCCGAGGCTGAGGAAGGAAAATATCTGGCCAGAACTGTCCTTGGAACAATGAGGACCGGTGTCGCCGAGGGAATTCTGAGGGATGCGATAGCCGAGGCCTTCAAGGTCAAGGCGGAGTTAGTTGAGCGCGCCTACATGCTCACTAGCGACTTCGGCTACGTGGCGAAGGTATCCAAGCTTGAGGGCAACGAGGGTCTTTCAAAGGTTCAGATCCAGATAGGTAAGCCGATAAGGCCGATGCTGGCCCAGCTGGCGGCAAACGTCAAAGAGGCCTTAATCGAGATGGGCGGTGAAGCGGCGTTTGAGATAAAGTACGATGGGGCGCGAGTTCAGATCCACAAGGACGGCGATACGGTTGTAGTCTACTCCCGCAGGCTGGAGAACGTCACACGTTCAATCCCAGAGATGGTTGAGGCGATAAAGTCCCATATAAAGGCGGAAAAGGCGATAGTCGAGGGCGAACTGGTGGCGGTCGGGGACGGCGGCCGTCCAAGGCCCTTCCAGTACGTGCTCAGGCGCTTCAGGAGGAAGTACAACATAGAGGAGATGATAGAGAAAATCCCTCTGGAGCTGAATCTCTTTGACGCCCTATACGTTGACGGGGAAGGGCTTATAGACGTTCAATTCCGGGAGAGGAGAGCCAGGCTCGAGGAAATTGTCGAGGAAAGTGGGAAGGTTAAGCTCGCCCAGCAGCTCGTCACGAAGAACCCGGAGGATGCGGAGGAGTTTTACAAGCGAGCCCTTGAGCTCGGTCACGAGGGGCTCATGGCGAAGCGCTTGGATTCCGTCTACGAGCCTGGAAACAGGGGCAAGAAGTGGCTCAAGATAAAGCCGACGATGGAGAACTTAGACCTCGTCATCGTAGGTGCGGAGTGGGGTGAGGGAAGGCGCGCCCATGTACTTGGCTCGTTCCTAGTTGCCGCCTATGACCCAGAGCAGGGCCGCTTTGTTCCCGTTGGAAAGGTGGGTAGCGGCTTCACGGATGAGGATCTGGTCGAGTTCACCAAGATGCTCAAACCCCTCATAGTCAAGGAGGAGGGCAAATACGTCGAGATAGAGCCCAAGGTGGTCGTTGAGGTAACTTACCAGGAGATACAGAAGAGCCCGAAGTATGAGAGCGGCTTCGCTTTGCGCTTCCCGCGCTACTTGGCCCTGAGGGAAGACAAGGGTCCAGAAGAGGCCGATACTCTGGAGCGCATCGCCCAGCTCTACGAGTTCCAGGAGAGGTTCAGGGCAAAGAGGTGA
- the pyrE gene encoding orotate phosphoribosyltransferase — protein MKDELIELIFQEEAIIFGHFVLTSGKESDYYINVKKLITNPKALKLIARLMKSRVEEMGMGFDRIAGPELGAVPIATALALETDKPLIIVRKKKKEHGTGKQIEGEINPGDRILLVEDVTTTGGSVLRAAEILEKQGAEVVVISVVVDREEGAKEKIEEKYAFLPLVSVSELFARRGLVRIEKRE, from the coding sequence ATGAAGGACGAGCTCATCGAGCTGATATTCCAGGAGGAGGCAATAATCTTCGGACACTTCGTTCTTACCTCCGGCAAAGAGAGCGACTACTACATAAACGTCAAGAAGCTCATAACGAACCCGAAGGCTCTGAAGCTCATCGCGCGGTTGATGAAGTCCAGGGTGGAAGAGATGGGCATGGGGTTCGATAGAATAGCTGGTCCAGAGCTTGGAGCGGTTCCCATCGCAACGGCCCTGGCCCTTGAGACCGACAAGCCTCTCATCATCGTCAGAAAGAAAAAGAAGGAGCACGGCACGGGGAAGCAGATCGAGGGTGAGATTAATCCTGGAGATAGAATCCTCCTCGTTGAAGACGTCACGACGACCGGCGGGAGTGTCCTGAGGGCCGCGGAGATACTTGAAAAGCAGGGTGCGGAAGTTGTTGTGATAAGCGTTGTAGTAGACAGGGAGGAGGGAGCTAAGGAAAAGATAGAAGAGAAGTATGCCTTCCTCCCACTCGTCTCTGTATCAGAGCTTTTTGCCCGCAGGGGCCTTGTCCGTATAGAGAAGCGGGAGTAG
- a CDS encoding AAA family ATPase, with the protein MVSVVITGRGRAGKTTMTADLSTYLAKKNYKTLVIDGDPYLPKLAFHFGIDNPIYKSPHPDKNPRNESSRCSIPRR; encoded by the coding sequence ATGGTATCCGTAGTTATCACAGGAAGGGGTAGGGCTGGAAAAACCACCATGACCGCAGATCTAAGCACTTACCTCGCCAAGAAGAACTACAAAACACTCGTCATAGACGGCGACCCATATCTCCCAAAACTTGCGTTCCACTTCGGCATAGACAACCCGATCTACAAATCCCCACACCCCGATAAAAACCCCCGAAATGAGAGTTCTCGATGCAGTATACCCAGACGTTAA
- a CDS encoding helix-turn-helix transcriptional regulator, producing the protein MFGRHKDVVYKILATKRRAVALQNLSEELETPMPTVLKTIKQLESDGLVEIFYGREKASIMVRAKTLEDYI; encoded by the coding sequence ATGTTCGGCAGGCATAAGGATGTGGTTTATAAAATCCTCGCCACCAAAAGGAGGGCTGTGGCCCTCCAGAACCTGAGCGAGGAACTTGAGACCCCAATGCCCACGGTTCTTAAAACAATAAAACAACTCGAATCTGACGGGCTTGTAGAGATATTCTACGGCCGAGAAAAGGCCTCAATAATGGTCAGGGCAAAAACGCTTGAGGACTACATCTGA
- the rlmD gene encoding 23S rRNA (uracil(1939)-C(5))-methyltransferase RlmD, producing MQGLVERMDWKGLGIVKLGNREIHVPFTAPGDVVEIKRWRRKKRTLIATKYEIVEHSEIRRKPVCPYFGTCGGCLLQHLPYDEQVKFKSDRLSEILGMEVEVIPSSEIYGHRNRIDVVISTRGIGFRRRGTWWNVVNIEGCPVFGDASRRVLSSLREFIEDHKLSLYEIGKNKGFLRYIVIREGKFTGELMVNLVTGQGSLSEDFPAYFDYADSIYWSVNRTPSDVSYGVVERFWKNEFIRERLDDVVYLIHPNSFFQTNSYQAVNLVKEVEKAVEGESVLDLYSGVGTFGVYLAKRDFKVEGIEINPFAVEMANRNTKLNNVDAIFRVGEDKDVEDLANYDTVILDPPRAGLHPKLIRKILKDEPQTIVYVSCNPGTLKLNLDKLLSKYSIDSAVGLDMFPHTPHVEVVVKLKFKV from the coding sequence ATGCAGGGACTTGTTGAGAGGATGGACTGGAAAGGACTCGGCATCGTTAAGCTCGGGAATAGGGAAATCCACGTCCCGTTCACTGCCCCGGGGGATGTGGTTGAGATCAAGCGGTGGCGGAGAAAAAAGCGGACGCTTATAGCTACCAAGTATGAGATTGTTGAACATTCCGAAATCCGAAGGAAGCCCGTCTGTCCTTATTTTGGAACCTGCGGGGGGTGCCTTCTCCAGCATCTGCCCTATGATGAGCAAGTCAAGTTTAAATCTGACAGGCTTTCCGAAATTCTTGGGATGGAAGTTGAGGTTATACCATCTTCCGAGATATATGGCCATCGAAACCGCATTGATGTTGTCATTTCGACAAGAGGGATAGGCTTCAGGAGGCGCGGCACCTGGTGGAACGTGGTGAACATCGAGGGGTGTCCCGTCTTTGGAGATGCCAGCAGAAGGGTCCTCAGCTCACTCAGGGAGTTCATAGAGGACCATAAACTGAGCCTCTACGAGATAGGCAAGAACAAGGGCTTCTTGCGCTACATCGTCATCCGTGAGGGTAAATTTACGGGCGAGCTAATGGTGAACCTCGTAACTGGCCAGGGGAGCCTTTCCGAGGATTTCCCGGCCTACTTTGACTACGCCGATTCCATCTACTGGAGTGTAAACAGAACGCCGAGCGATGTTTCCTATGGGGTGGTGGAGAGATTCTGGAAGAACGAGTTCATACGCGAGAGGCTCGACGATGTCGTTTACCTCATCCATCCCAACAGCTTCTTCCAGACGAACAGCTACCAGGCGGTTAATCTTGTGAAAGAAGTCGAAAAGGCCGTTGAAGGTGAGAGCGTTCTCGACCTTTACTCTGGTGTTGGGACGTTCGGTGTTTACCTTGCAAAGAGAGACTTTAAAGTGGAGGGCATTGAAATAAACCCCTTCGCTGTGGAAATGGCGAACCGCAATACCAAACTGAACAATGTTGATGCTATCTTCAGGGTTGGTGAAGACAAGGACGTCGAGGACTTGGCAAACTACGACACAGTAATACTTGATCCTCCAAGGGCAGGTTTACATCCAAAGCTGATTAGGAAAATCTTAAAGGATGAACCGCAAACCATCGTTTACGTATCCTGCAATCCGGGGACTCTCAAGCTGAACTTGGATAAATTACTCTCGAAGTACTCCATAGATAGTGCTGTTGGCTTGGATATGTTTCCCCATACACCCCACGTAGAAGTGGTTGTCAAACTTAAATTCAAGGTTTAA
- the lrpA gene encoding HTH-type transcriptional regulator LrpA, which produces MLDERDKIIIDMLTRDARTPFTEIAKVLGISETAVRKRVKALEEAGVIRQYTIMVDPSKLGYNLVSLTGVDTLPEKIFEVANKLKEFEFVRNVYLTSGDHMIMAEIWAKDGEDLSDIISNKIGKLDGVTKVCPAIILEKLK; this is translated from the coding sequence ATGCTCGATGAAAGGGACAAGATTATAATCGACATGCTCACCAGAGATGCCCGCACTCCGTTCACGGAGATAGCGAAGGTATTGGGCATCAGCGAGACGGCCGTCAGGAAAAGGGTCAAGGCTCTCGAGGAGGCTGGGGTTATACGGCAGTACACCATCATGGTTGATCCGTCAAAGCTCGGTTACAACCTCGTCAGCCTTACTGGGGTTGATACACTCCCTGAGAAGATATTCGAGGTCGCGAACAAGCTCAAGGAGTTCGAGTTCGTGAGGAACGTCTATCTCACGAGCGGTGACCACATGATAATGGCCGAAATCTGGGCCAAGGACGGAGAGGACCTTTCAGACATAATCTCCAACAAGATAGGTAAACTTGACGGCGTCACCAAGGTTTGTCCGGCCATAATCCTCGAGAAGCTCAAGTGA